A DNA window from Streptomyces canus contains the following coding sequences:
- a CDS encoding PP2C family serine/threonine-protein phosphatase has protein sequence MMSQMPQLSACPSCEWPLESGDRFCGACGYDLSAVPARPDDSPTIAMNGAPPGGPWPEVPHPPAEVHLPADLRGTESGGHEPPPSGPVVGSPVPPVPGVRFDRSPEPDEYVLQAPDPRVAAGPPAPAEGSKVCVACRAGRVDDDGYCENCGHAQPRERDHMEQEAGPIAAVSDRGLRHHRNEDAFSLGTSVLPDGSPATFAVVCDGVSSATRPDDASLAASRAAAEALLTALPQGTHPQQAMHEAIVAASRAVNSLAAEPATAREHQPHQNAPACTIVGSIVAPSLLVVGWVGDSRVYWVPTDRSSPPARLTEDDSWAAQMVAAGLMNEAEAYADERAHAITGWLGADAYELDPHTASFKPDRPGVVVVCTDGLWNYAEAADEMAEAVPADAAARPLHTARVLVGHALDGGGHDNVTVAVVPFPTPPQGAGSA, from the coding sequence TTGATGTCGCAGATGCCCCAGCTGTCCGCCTGCCCCAGCTGCGAGTGGCCGCTCGAATCGGGCGACCGTTTCTGCGGTGCGTGCGGATACGACCTGTCCGCCGTGCCGGCACGGCCGGACGACAGCCCGACCATCGCCATGAACGGCGCGCCCCCCGGCGGCCCCTGGCCCGAGGTCCCGCACCCGCCGGCGGAGGTCCATCTGCCGGCCGACCTGCGGGGCACCGAGTCGGGCGGGCACGAACCGCCTCCGTCGGGACCGGTCGTGGGCTCGCCGGTCCCCCCCGTTCCCGGCGTGCGCTTCGACCGCTCACCGGAGCCCGACGAGTACGTCCTGCAGGCGCCCGACCCTCGGGTGGCCGCCGGACCGCCCGCCCCGGCCGAGGGCAGCAAGGTGTGCGTGGCCTGCCGCGCGGGCCGGGTCGACGACGACGGCTACTGCGAGAACTGCGGGCACGCCCAGCCACGTGAGCGCGACCACATGGAGCAGGAGGCCGGTCCGATCGCCGCCGTCAGCGACCGCGGCCTGCGCCACCACCGCAACGAGGACGCCTTCAGCCTCGGCACCAGCGTGCTGCCCGACGGCTCGCCGGCCACCTTCGCGGTCGTCTGCGACGGTGTGTCCTCCGCGACCCGCCCCGACGACGCCTCCCTGGCCGCGTCCCGGGCCGCGGCCGAGGCCCTGCTGACCGCGCTGCCGCAGGGCACGCACCCCCAGCAGGCGATGCACGAGGCGATCGTCGCCGCCTCCCGCGCGGTCAACTCGCTCGCCGCGGAGCCCGCCACGGCCCGCGAGCACCAACCGCACCAGAACGCCCCGGCGTGCACGATCGTCGGCTCGATCGTCGCCCCGAGCCTGCTGGTCGTCGGCTGGGTCGGCGACAGCCGGGTCTACTGGGTGCCGACGGACCGCAGTTCCCCCCCGGCCCGGCTCACCGAGGACGACTCCTGGGCCGCCCAGATGGTGGCCGCGGGCCTGATGAACGAGGCCGAGGCGTACGCCGACGAGCGCGCCCACGCGATCACCGGCTGGCTCGGCGCGGACGCCTACGAACTCGACCCGCACACCGCTTCCTTCAAGCCGGACCGGCCTGGTGTGGTGGTGGTGTGCACCGACGGCCTGTGGAACTACGCGGAGGCGGCCGACGAGATGGCGGAGGCCGTACCGGCCGACGCCGCCGCGCGCCCGCTGCACACCGCCCGGGTCCTGGTCGGCCACGCCCTGGACGGCGGGGGCCACGACAACGTAACAGTGGCCGTCGTGCCGTTCCCGACGCCTCCGCAGGGGGCAGGATCGGCCTGA